The genomic stretch ACAGCGAAGTCCAATTCCAAAAATCAGTTTACAATCCACTGTGCAAGAATTTATTCCTCCCACAGATAGATTATGAAATCCAAGAATTCGATTACTGCGATTTAGATAAATGACTTTTATTTCTTCTTTAAGATGTAAGGTGTCCATATTCCAAATCTTTAGGATATACCTAAATGCTTCTTGGGAGGAGGTCACTTTTGGGTTTTCCCTTTCCTGTAATTTTGGATAATAGGAAACGTTTATTTCTATAGGTTTCATGCTATGTAGTTTTTTGAGTTAATAAAAATTATGTAGATCAATCGATGGGATAATTAGCGGTTAATACTTCCACTTTTCGACTTCGGGATTGTCCATTTGATTTTTGAGCCGATAAAGGTTTTTC from Flavobacteriales bacterium encodes the following:
- a CDS encoding JAB domain-containing protein, translating into MKPIEINVSYYPKLQERENPKVTSSQEAFRYILKIWNMDTLHLKEEIKVIYLNRSNRILGFHNLSVGGINSCTVDCKLIFGIGLRCAASGFILVHNHPSGTKEPSKEDIILTKKLQDLGKKLDLHLIDHLIISSKEEYVSMMEKNYL